In a genomic window of Babylonia areolata isolate BAREFJ2019XMU chromosome 3, ASM4173473v1, whole genome shotgun sequence:
- the LOC143280184 gene encoding hippocalcin-like protein 1: MGQNAAKSKLPDCQVRKLRRQVSFTEEEIRDWYKDFVKSSSKGRDDLFLTEQEFVKVYNSVYPGESAEFARHVYRTFDLDHDGRVDFREFLIGLSFSGSSDLEKRLGWAFRVYDVDNSGYITIDEMRQIVQSVFRMMGPSLVGGEAQSADSLAEEIFRQMDTDGDQRISWQEFHDGASKHPTVLQLLQCGPPAESEPLADN; encoded by the exons ATGGGCCAGAACGCCGCCAAAAGCAAACTCCCAGACTGTCAAGTGCGGAAACTCCGACGCCAAGTGAGCTTCACAGAAGAGGAGATCAGAGACTGGTACAAGGACTTCGTCAAGAGCAGCAGCAAAGGCAGGGACGACCTCTTCCTCACGGAACAAGAGTTCGTCAAGGTGTACAACTCTGTGTACCCTGGCGAGAGCGCCGAGTTTGCCCGTCATGTGTATCGGACCTTTGACCTCGACCACGATGGCAGGGTGGATTTCCGGGAGTTTCTGATTGGTCTATCGTTCAGCGGAAGCTCCGACTTGGAGAAGAGGCTAGGGTGGGCCTTCCGGGTGTACGATGTGGACAATTCCGGGTACATCACCATAGATGAGATGAGGCAGATTGTTCAG TCCGTCTTCAGAATGATGGGCCCCAGCCTGGTGGGCGGCGAGGCTCAGAGTGCAGACAGCCTGGCCGAGGAGATCTtccgacagatggacacagacggCGACCAGCGCATCTCCTGGCAAGAGTTCCACGACGGTGCCTCCAAGCACCCCACCGTGCTGCAGCTCCTCCAGTGCGGCCCCCCTGCGGAAAGTGAGCCCCTGGCGGATAATTAG